From a region of the Geothrix sp. 21YS21S-2 genome:
- the malG gene encoding maltose ABC transporter permease MalG: protein MAIVTNKSQRWRVYAAHLFLVCLCALVIFPFLLTISISLRPGNFATGRLIPREISFEHWRFALGLPSVGPDGALVSPDLPVLRWLWNSIRVALVSACIGLLLSTTAAYAFARMRFAGKKAALTGLMLMQMFPSVLALVAIHSIFTRIGNAFPLFGMDSLWSLVLAYSGGIALHVWTIKGFYETIPAEIEEAATVDGATPWQAFWRVLLPMALPILMVVFLLAFIGAIIEYPVASILLHSQKNLTLAVGANSFLYPQKYMWGDFAAAAILSGLPITVVFMLAQKGLIAGLTSGGTKG, encoded by the coding sequence ATGGCCATCGTAACCAACAAGTCGCAGCGCTGGAGGGTCTACGCGGCCCACCTGTTCCTCGTGTGCCTCTGCGCCCTCGTCATCTTCCCGTTCCTGCTGACCATCTCCATCTCGCTTCGGCCCGGCAATTTCGCCACCGGCCGGCTCATTCCCAGGGAGATCAGCTTCGAGCACTGGCGCTTCGCTCTGGGCCTGCCCTCGGTGGGCCCTGACGGCGCCCTCGTCTCTCCCGACCTGCCCGTGCTGCGCTGGCTCTGGAACTCCATCCGGGTGGCCCTGGTCTCGGCCTGCATCGGGCTCCTGCTGAGCACCACCGCGGCCTACGCCTTCGCCCGCATGCGGTTCGCCGGGAAGAAGGCCGCGCTGACGGGCCTCATGCTCATGCAGATGTTCCCCTCGGTCCTGGCCCTGGTGGCCATCCACTCCATCTTCACCCGCATCGGCAACGCCTTCCCGCTGTTCGGCATGGACAGCCTCTGGTCCCTGGTGCTGGCCTACTCCGGCGGCATCGCCCTGCACGTCTGGACCATCAAGGGGTTCTACGAGACCATCCCCGCCGAGATCGAGGAGGCCGCCACCGTGGACGGAGCCACGCCCTGGCAGGCCTTCTGGCGCGTGCTGCTGCCCATGGCCCTGCCCATCCTCATGGTGGTGTTCCTGCTGGCCTTCATCGGGGCGATCATCGAGTACCCGGTGGCCTCCATCCTGCTCCACTCCCAGAAGAACCTCACCCTGGCCGTGGGCGCCAACTCCTTCCTCTACCCCCAGAAGTACATGTGGGGGGATTTCGCAGCGGCGGCCATCCTCTCCGGCCTGCCCATCACCGTCGTCTTCATGCTGGCCCAGAAAGGCCTGATCGCCGGGCTCACCTCCGGCGGCACCAAGGGCTGA